One window of Steroidobacteraceae bacterium genomic DNA carries:
- a CDS encoding heme lyase CcmF/NrfE family subunit, with protein MLAELGSLALVLALLLALVQSVTAFASLSNPRPEWALITRNALVGQCLLVFAAFACLIALLVRLDFSVLYVAQNANSALPVFYRVAAAWGAHEGSLLLWIVVLSIWSLAVLATSRQTPNHLTQPVYGVLGAVSVGFLAFTALTSNPFARLWPAAADGNDLNPLLQDVALAAHPPMLYMGYVGFSVTFAFAFAGMVVGRIDPDWARTTRRWANLAWIFLTVGITLGSWWAYYELGWGGWWFWDAVENASFMPWLVGTALIHSLIVTEKRGLFQSWTLLLSIIAFSLCLLGTFLVRSGVIVSVHSFAADPGRGVFILALLLFYIGGALVMYSLRAKSLRSTAGFALWSRESFLLFNNMLLLAATGVVFVGTLAPLFADALGRQALSVGPPYFNATFLVPMLPMLLLLSVGMHAAWKRPHFLRPVRRILLVAAIVLVLALTSQWFMYSHLDWRATLLLVAGLPVAVSALAEIVLRLRERQTFTREHLGMCVAHLGVGGFAVAIAVVAAFSTESDTRLGVGDSVTVAGYQFTFKALRNNDGPNYQAVQADVVIARNGKAVATLTPEKRVYRVQQNPMTEAGILPGITRDLFVALGEPLGENAWSFRIQYKPALRYVWLSALLMALGALLSLSGRRLRQAAVAAAASVALVGNAAAADGIESARVAIQTKQFAAAVKQLETPARAGEADAQYLLGVAALNGLGMPEDDALAKEWLRKASEQRHGAAAFALAGMLSQEDGASVEEIWRLVQVAADAKYQPAIDALKDKRLPMAAVWPGRDAARELRFGVARLAAADDDSGRLDAVGAAEFATTQDGFGRGLLHAAAMAGAERSTRWLLEKQFPIDAADQFGTTPLMLAAEADKPAALGVLLAAGAKPQLRDSAGRDALAYATWANRTGSLTLLLDAGAKINATDKRDWTALDIAIQRSRDEAAELLRARGGVAKQGSRSNALATNLDTARLGRLYQGWEPLQLAASRGDVALMRQSLAQGGKVNAATPQGDRAIHLAARAGSVEAVDLLLKSGADAAATNASGQSLLTQVAASGNVDLVQLLLRAGVSTGKDEPVLLVQAASRGDAAMVRTALAAGADVESRHDSCGTALLCATRSGDADTVRALLEKGANPNANDKDRRAALWYAASAGRADLVAQLLAARASVDAIDRNGSTALMAAAGNGDGKVVAALLAAGANVNASNDRGNTPLIAAAEAADVAVIKSLLAARARIDAQNTHGDTALMIAVRRGHVAAAKLLVEGGASRSIRNKDRATVVDVAKERGLSQLLAVLGS; from the coding sequence ATGCTTGCAGAACTCGGTAGCCTCGCGCTGGTATTGGCATTGCTGCTCGCTCTCGTGCAATCGGTGACCGCGTTCGCATCGCTCAGCAATCCGCGACCCGAATGGGCCCTCATCACCCGCAATGCCCTCGTGGGTCAGTGCCTGTTGGTGTTCGCGGCTTTCGCTTGCCTGATCGCCCTGTTGGTGAGGCTGGATTTTTCAGTGCTTTACGTTGCGCAGAATGCCAATAGTGCGTTGCCCGTCTTCTATCGCGTGGCGGCGGCCTGGGGCGCGCATGAGGGATCGCTGTTGCTGTGGATCGTGGTGCTCAGTATCTGGAGCCTTGCGGTCCTCGCGACCAGCCGGCAAACACCGAACCATCTGACCCAACCCGTCTATGGCGTGTTGGGCGCCGTATCGGTCGGTTTTCTTGCGTTCACGGCCTTGACCTCGAATCCCTTTGCGCGACTATGGCCCGCGGCCGCGGATGGCAATGACCTCAATCCACTCCTGCAAGACGTCGCGCTCGCGGCGCATCCACCGATGCTCTACATGGGCTACGTCGGGTTTTCCGTTACTTTCGCATTCGCATTTGCCGGCATGGTCGTCGGGCGCATCGATCCGGACTGGGCGCGTACCACCCGCCGCTGGGCGAACCTCGCGTGGATCTTCCTGACGGTTGGCATCACGCTCGGCAGCTGGTGGGCGTATTACGAGCTCGGCTGGGGCGGCTGGTGGTTCTGGGATGCCGTCGAGAACGCATCCTTCATGCCCTGGCTGGTGGGCACGGCATTGATCCATTCGTTGATCGTCACAGAGAAGCGTGGCCTGTTCCAGAGCTGGACCTTGTTGCTGTCGATCATTGCCTTCTCGCTTTGCCTCCTTGGCACCTTCCTGGTCCGCTCCGGGGTCATCGTATCGGTGCACTCCTTCGCGGCGGATCCGGGCCGCGGCGTTTTCATCCTGGCCTTGCTGCTCTTCTATATAGGCGGCGCATTGGTCATGTATTCGTTGCGCGCCAAGTCGCTGCGCTCGACGGCGGGTTTCGCGCTGTGGTCGCGGGAGTCCTTCCTGCTGTTCAACAACATGTTGCTGCTCGCCGCAACGGGCGTGGTCTTCGTCGGCACGCTCGCACCGCTGTTCGCCGATGCGCTGGGCCGTCAGGCGTTGAGCGTCGGTCCGCCCTATTTCAATGCGACCTTCCTGGTGCCGATGCTGCCGATGTTGCTGCTGCTCAGCGTCGGTATGCACGCGGCCTGGAAACGGCCGCACTTCCTGCGGCCGGTGCGCAGGATCCTGCTGGTGGCCGCGATCGTACTCGTCCTCGCGCTCACCTCGCAGTGGTTCATGTACAGCCACCTCGACTGGCGCGCGACCTTGTTGCTGGTTGCGGGTCTGCCGGTGGCGGTTTCGGCGCTCGCCGAAATCGTGCTGCGGCTGCGCGAGCGGCAGACATTCACGCGCGAGCATCTCGGCATGTGCGTGGCGCATCTTGGAGTCGGCGGCTTTGCGGTGGCGATTGCCGTGGTGGCGGCGTTCTCCACCGAATCGGATACGCGGCTTGGCGTCGGCGATTCGGTGACCGTGGCGGGGTATCAATTCACCTTCAAGGCGCTGCGCAACAACGACGGGCCCAACTACCAGGCCGTGCAGGCGGATGTCGTCATCGCCAGGAACGGCAAGGCGGTCGCAACCCTCACACCAGAGAAGCGGGTTTATCGCGTCCAACAAAATCCCATGACCGAGGCGGGCATATTGCCGGGCATCACGCGCGACCTGTTCGTCGCGCTTGGTGAACCGCTCGGTGAAAATGCCTGGAGTTTCCGGATCCAGTACAAGCCCGCATTGCGCTACGTGTGGTTGTCGGCGTTGCTGATGGCGCTAGGCGCATTGCTGTCATTGAGTGGCCGGCGATTGCGGCAGGCGGCCGTCGCGGCCGCCGCAAGCGTGGCACTGGTGGGTAATGCAGCGGCCGCCGATGGCATCGAGAGCGCACGCGTTGCGATCCAGACCAAGCAATTCGCCGCGGCCGTGAAGCAGCTCGAGACGCCAGCCAGGGCGGGTGAGGCCGATGCACAATACCTGCTCGGCGTCGCGGCGTTGAACGGACTCGGCATGCCCGAGGATGACGCGCTTGCAAAGGAGTGGTTGCGCAAAGCGTCCGAGCAGCGCCATGGCGCTGCGGCATTCGCATTGGCGGGGATGCTTTCGCAGGAAGATGGGGCCTCGGTCGAAGAAATCTGGCGGCTGGTGCAAGTGGCCGCCGATGCGAAATACCAGCCGGCCATCGACGCTCTCAAGGACAAGCGCCTGCCCATGGCAGCCGTGTGGCCGGGTCGCGATGCAGCGCGGGAACTTCGCTTCGGCGTCGCGCGGCTTGCGGCTGCAGACGATGACAGTGGTCGGCTCGATGCCGTAGGGGCCGCCGAGTTCGCTACGACCCAGGACGGCTTCGGTCGCGGCTTGCTGCACGCGGCAGCCATGGCCGGTGCCGAGCGCAGCACCCGCTGGCTGCTCGAAAAGCAATTCCCCATCGATGCAGCGGATCAGTTCGGAACCACGCCGCTCATGCTGGCAGCCGAAGCCGACAAGCCGGCGGCGCTCGGCGTGCTGCTCGCTGCGGGCGCGAAACCGCAGCTGCGCGACAGCGCGGGCCGCGATGCGCTCGCCTATGCGACCTGGGCCAATCGCACCGGGTCGCTGACCCTGCTTCTCGACGCCGGCGCCAAGATCAATGCGACCGACAAGCGCGACTGGACGGCGCTCGACATTGCGATCCAGAGATCGCGCGATGAGGCGGCGGAACTGCTGCGCGCACGCGGCGGAGTTGCCAAGCAGGGCAGTCGCAGCAATGCGCTCGCGACCAATCTCGACACGGCGCGGCTTGGGCGTCTGTACCAAGGCTGGGAGCCACTGCAGCTGGCCGCGAGTCGCGGCGACGTCGCGTTGATGCGCCAGTCGCTCGCGCAGGGCGGCAAGGTCAACGCCGCTACGCCCCAGGGCGATCGTGCCATCCATTTGGCGGCGCGTGCAGGCTCCGTCGAGGCCGTCGACTTGCTGTTGAAGTCCGGCGCCGACGCTGCGGCAACAAACGCCAGCGGCCAGTCGTTGCTGACCCAGGTGGCCGCGAGCGGCAATGTCGATCTGGTGCAGCTGCTGCTGCGGGCCGGTGTCAGCACCGGCAAGGATGAGCCCGTATTGCTGGTGCAGGCGGCATCGCGTGGTGATGCAGCGATGGTGCGCACGGCGCTCGCCGCCGGGGCGGACGTCGAGAGCCGTCACGACAGCTGCGGAACCGCGCTGCTGTGCGCAACGCGCTCGGGCGATGCCGATACCGTGCGTGCCTTGCTCGAAAAGGGCGCGAACCCCAATGCCAATGACAAGGACCGGCGGGCAGCGCTGTGGTATGCCGCGAGTGCCGGCCGGGCCGATCTCGTTGCTCAATTGCTGGCGGCTCGTGCTTCGGTCGACGCCATCGACCGCAATGGCAGTACGGCGCTGATGGCCGCAGCCGGCAATGGCGATGGCAAGGTCGTGGCCGCTTTGCTGGCGGCCGGCGCCAACGTCAATGCCAGCAATGATCGCGGCAATACGCCGCTCATCGCTGCGGCGGAAGCGGCCGATGTTGCCGTCATCAAGTCGTTGCTCGCGGCTCGCGCGCGGATCGATGCGCAGAATACCCATGGCGACACGGCGTTGATGATCGCCGTGCGTCGCGGCCACGTGGCCGCCGCGAAGCTGCTGGTCGAGGGCGGCGCATCGCGCAGCATCCGCAACAAGGATCGCGCCACCGTGGTGGATGTCGCGAAGGAACGCGGGCTGAGCCAGCTGCTCGCCGTGCTCGGGTCCTGA
- a CDS encoding NAD(P)-binding domain-containing protein, which yields MAEYWQWAVYVAPLVFLWWWFHRRAKTRHVASLEVLEEAREAGLTEPVSLHPVIDPNKCLGCGACVRACPEQPEHTVLGLVQGKAQLISPTDCIGHGACKIACPLDAIDLVFGTETRGVTIPVVSPTFETSVPGIYIAGELGGMGLIKNALTQGRQAVEAIHRLRKNPHAKVADLIVIGAGPAGFGAALTATSLKMKYLVLEQESLGGCVFQYPRGKLVMTQPAELPIVGRIKITTTSKEDLLSFWQETERKVRMPIRYQEHVKSVEQTPRKTFIITTSKTRYETNSVLLAIGRRGTPRKLGVPGEDLPKVVYRLVDPDQYKGQRVVVVGGGDSALEAAASIAEINDKPVILSYRGDAFQRAKQKNRQRVAAAEQNKQLTVLLKSNVRSIEADTVVIEHNSKLLKVGNDAVIVNAGGVLPNDFLKSMGVAVETKYGTA from the coding sequence ATGGCGGAGTATTGGCAATGGGCGGTCTATGTCGCGCCGCTGGTTTTTCTGTGGTGGTGGTTTCATCGCCGCGCGAAGACCCGGCATGTCGCGAGTCTCGAAGTGCTCGAGGAAGCGCGCGAGGCCGGACTGACCGAACCGGTCTCGCTGCATCCGGTCATTGATCCCAACAAGTGCCTCGGCTGCGGCGCCTGCGTGCGCGCCTGTCCCGAGCAGCCGGAACACACGGTGCTCGGTCTCGTGCAGGGCAAAGCGCAGCTGATTTCGCCGACCGACTGCATCGGGCACGGCGCCTGCAAAATCGCCTGTCCGCTCGATGCCATCGATCTCGTGTTTGGTACGGAGACGCGCGGCGTCACCATTCCCGTCGTCTCGCCCACTTTCGAGACCAGCGTCCCCGGTATCTACATCGCCGGCGAGCTCGGCGGCATGGGGCTCATCAAGAATGCGTTGACGCAGGGGCGACAGGCGGTCGAGGCCATTCACCGCCTGCGCAAGAATCCGCATGCCAAAGTTGCCGACCTGATCGTGATCGGCGCCGGGCCGGCCGGTTTTGGCGCCGCGCTGACGGCCACGTCGCTCAAGATGAAATACCTCGTGCTCGAGCAGGAATCGCTCGGCGGCTGCGTTTTCCAGTACCCGCGCGGCAAGCTGGTCATGACCCAGCCCGCCGAGCTGCCCATCGTCGGGCGCATCAAGATCACGACCACCTCGAAGGAGGACCTGCTCAGCTTCTGGCAGGAGACCGAGCGCAAGGTACGCATGCCGATCCGCTATCAGGAGCACGTCAAGAGCGTCGAGCAGACGCCCCGCAAGACTTTCATTATTACGACTTCCAAGACACGTTACGAAACCAACTCCGTGCTGCTCGCCATCGGCCGGCGCGGTACGCCGCGCAAGCTGGGGGTGCCCGGCGAGGACTTGCCGAAGGTCGTCTATCGCCTGGTCGATCCGGATCAGTACAAGGGCCAGCGCGTGGTGGTCGTGGGGGGTGGTGACAGCGCGCTCGAGGCGGCCGCCAGCATCGCGGAAATCAACGACAAGCCCGTCATACTGTCGTACCGTGGCGACGCTTTCCAGCGCGCGAAACAGAAAAACCGCCAGCGTGTGGCGGCGGCAGAGCAGAATAAGCAGCTCACCGTGCTTCTGAAGTCGAATGTGCGCTCCATCGAGGCCGATACCGTTGTGATCGAGCACAATTCCAAACTCCTCAAGGTGGGCAATGACGCCGTCATCGTCAATGCAGGTGGCGTGCTGCCCAACGATTTTCTGAAATCGATGGGCGTCGCTGTGGAAACCAAGTACGGCACCGCCTGA
- a CDS encoding cytochrome c3 family protein — MVIAVGSIAGLAPRGQAANVETLLMPGKLAAAHAKYEADCSNCHDKTDRSRQTALCLDCHDKVMDDIKAKRGFHGRLAAIETGACAACHSEHHGRDGDVLNFNPATFNHQQTDFKLEGAHQSVACTACHKKGKLYREASSSCGNCHKDDDLHDGQLGAKCGDCHNNSTWAAAKYDHGKTKFALVGKHKDVACNACHLGGKYKNAPLSCISCHLPDDAHRGDRGENCAECHTPSGWTVSKFDHAKETGFALLGRHNVIACNDCHKTGRMEDEIPNTCIGCHAADDSHAGRFGEKCNDCHNNDGWANMDYDHLARNKFALEGAHAKLDCHACHTTAVAKAKPGKECIDCHRATDPHGEKLGIACDSCHGTNDWHSDIAFDHDLTEFPLLGMHVAVSCAQCHRTLEFKDAPQECNGCHADRDVHKGGLGEECANCHNTNGWEIWDFDHAKETGFALTGAHGKLKCADCHRRPAGEVKLAQDCASCHRDDDIHLGQYGRQCQRCHTTITFKGARIQ; from the coding sequence TTGGTGATTGCCGTCGGCAGCATTGCAGGGCTCGCCCCCAGGGGGCAGGCCGCCAATGTCGAAACGCTGCTCATGCCGGGCAAGCTCGCGGCTGCCCATGCCAAATACGAAGCCGATTGCAGCAACTGCCACGACAAGACCGACCGCAGCCGCCAGACGGCGCTGTGCCTCGATTGCCACGACAAGGTCATGGACGACATCAAGGCGAAACGCGGTTTTCACGGCCGCCTCGCCGCCATCGAGACGGGTGCCTGTGCCGCCTGCCATAGCGAGCACCATGGCCGCGATGGCGATGTGCTCAATTTCAATCCCGCCACCTTCAATCACCAGCAGACCGACTTCAAGCTCGAAGGGGCACATCAGAGCGTGGCCTGCACCGCCTGCCACAAGAAAGGCAAACTCTATCGCGAAGCGTCATCGAGCTGCGGCAACTGCCACAAGGATGACGACCTGCACGATGGCCAGCTCGGCGCGAAGTGCGGCGACTGTCACAACAACTCGACCTGGGCCGCCGCCAAGTACGACCATGGCAAGACCAAATTCGCCCTGGTCGGCAAGCACAAGGACGTCGCCTGCAATGCCTGCCACCTCGGCGGCAAGTACAAGAATGCTCCGCTCTCGTGCATTTCCTGCCATCTGCCGGATGATGCGCATCGTGGCGATCGCGGCGAGAACTGCGCCGAATGCCACACGCCGAGCGGCTGGACCGTATCGAAATTCGACCACGCCAAGGAAACCGGTTTCGCGCTGCTCGGCCGTCATAATGTCATCGCCTGCAACGACTGCCACAAGACGGGTCGTATGGAGGACGAAATCCCCAACACCTGCATCGGCTGTCACGCGGCCGACGACTCGCATGCCGGACGCTTTGGCGAGAAGTGCAACGACTGCCACAACAACGACGGCTGGGCGAACATGGACTACGATCATCTGGCGCGGAACAAATTCGCGCTGGAAGGCGCCCACGCCAAACTCGATTGCCACGCCTGCCACACGACAGCCGTGGCCAAGGCGAAGCCCGGCAAGGAGTGCATCGACTGTCACCGCGCGACCGACCCGCACGGCGAAAAACTAGGCATTGCCTGCGACAGCTGCCACGGCACGAATGACTGGCACAGCGACATCGCCTTCGATCACGACCTGACCGAGTTTCCGCTCCTCGGCATGCACGTGGCCGTCAGCTGCGCGCAGTGCCATCGCACGCTCGAGTTCAAGGACGCGCCCCAGGAGTGCAACGGCTGCCATGCCGATCGCGACGTGCACAAGGGTGGCCTCGGCGAGGAATGCGCCAACTGTCACAACACCAATGGCTGGGAAATCTGGGATTTCGACCACGCCAAGGAAACAGGTTTCGCGTTGACCGGTGCGCACGGCAAGTTGAAATGCGCCGACTGTCACCGCCGACCTGCCGGTGAGGTGAAGCTCGCGCAGGACTGCGCGTCATGCCATCGCGACGACGATATTCATCTCGGCCAGTACGGCCGTCAATGCCAGCGCTGCCATACAACAATCACATTCAAGGGCGCTCGCATCCAGTGA
- a CDS encoding response regulator transcription factor, which translates to MEHSRKPRIIIIEQPGLLRDGLQQLLDADDQFEPVDVFDSADHAINNVSERGVELAIITLTNDAGGIETIRQLRTAYPQLPLLALTFLRDYTVVDAALRSGADGYVLKDDPHDELRLAMRSLLDGRQYLSPGICRDIIRILMRSPMARTRAEDDSLSRREREVLQLVASGLRTREIADLLALSPKTIEKHRGSLMRKLGLRSAAAVTAYAIANGYCNP; encoded by the coding sequence ATGGAACACTCGCGCAAGCCCCGAATCATCATCATCGAACAACCGGGCCTGCTGCGCGATGGTCTGCAGCAGCTCCTGGATGCGGACGACCAATTCGAACCCGTCGACGTCTTCGATTCGGCCGACCATGCGATCAACAACGTCTCGGAGCGCGGCGTCGAACTCGCCATCATCACCCTCACCAACGACGCCGGTGGCATCGAAACCATCCGCCAGTTGCGCACGGCCTATCCACAACTGCCACTGCTCGCTCTGACGTTCCTGCGCGACTACACGGTCGTCGATGCCGCCCTGCGTAGCGGCGCCGACGGTTATGTCCTTAAGGACGACCCGCACGATGAACTGCGCCTCGCGATGCGCAGTCTCCTCGACGGCCGGCAGTACCTGAGCCCCGGTATCTGCCGCGACATCATTCGCATCCTGATGCGTAGCCCCATGGCGCGTACACGTGCGGAGGATGACAGCCTGAGCCGGCGGGAACGTGAAGTCCTGCAGCTGGTCGCGAGCGGCCTGCGGACCCGGGAAATCGCCGATCTGCTGGCGCTCAGCCCCAAGACCATCGAGAAACACCGCGGTTCCCTGATGCGCAAGCTCGGGCTACGCAGCGCCGCCGCTGTCACCGCCTACGCAATTGCCAACGGCTACTGCAACCCCTGA
- a CDS encoding lytic transglycosylase domain-containing protein, translating to MRLGTIIWLAAACWLGATSASASDIFYYVDAKGTAHYSNVPTESRYELILKAAPEYSKAGERISPRMLARASQYDEIIERAADSADVAAELLRAVIVVESGFNPNAVSPKGARGLMQLMPATARTLGVRDPHDPAQNVDAGARYLRRLMDRFGNDLQLALAAYNAGTAAVERYGKRIPPYRETREYVPKVLDLYNKLRGLTESG from the coding sequence ATGAGGCTCGGCACGATAATCTGGCTGGCAGCGGCGTGCTGGCTTGGCGCAACGTCGGCCTCGGCGTCGGATATCTTCTATTACGTCGACGCCAAGGGCACCGCCCACTACTCGAATGTCCCGACCGAATCACGTTACGAGTTGATCCTCAAGGCGGCGCCTGAGTACTCCAAGGCGGGCGAGCGTATTTCACCCCGCATGCTGGCGCGCGCCAGCCAATACGACGAAATCATCGAACGTGCCGCGGACAGCGCTGATGTCGCTGCGGAATTGCTGCGCGCGGTCATCGTGGTCGAATCTGGATTCAATCCCAATGCCGTCTCGCCGAAAGGCGCGCGTGGCCTCATGCAATTGATGCCGGCAACAGCGCGCACGCTCGGCGTTCGCGATCCCCATGACCCGGCGCAAAATGTCGATGCGGGTGCGCGATACCTGCGTCGGCTGATGGATCGATTCGGCAATGATCTGCAGCTCGCGTTGGCTGCCTACAATGCCGGGACCGCAGCGGTCGAGCGCTATGGAAAACGCATTCCCCCCTACCGCGAAACCCGGGAATACGTTCCGAAAGTCCTTGATTTATACAATAAATTGCGCGGCTTGACCGAATCGGGCTGA
- a CDS encoding S8 family serine peptidase has translation MAAACLVICLSAWLAGSPRPAAAATKDSSAAIELQAALDRAGDAEPIAVIARLQRSAAPEAFRKVPYWDGGESPARVARVRQRTRAALVRDLRTQAELRGNDLVQMLEAAGATNVQLIWSANAVALRAPRGVIWQLLADSRILDVRLDAVRQAPIGISAQAAAAEWNIDALRASELWDAGIEGQGIVIASLDSGVDDQHPDLASAYRGGNNSWYDPYGQHATPADLLGHGTQVMGLMVGGSAGGTAIGVSPQSQWIAAKIFDDSGRALESAILLAFDWLLDPDGDPATDDAPDVVVNAWDIADENTCSSVFADAIAALKAADISVVFSAGNYGPAAATSVSPANLTGIMSVGSVDRSGAVSGFSSRGPSACDGTIFPKVVAPGEDLRTADFSAGGNPVYANVTGTSYSAPQVAAVSALLRSGRPTATAGEVEAAIAATARDVGVPGPDNDSGYGFVDAVSALDAIAKPIDDDNDGFPLQTDCNDQDASIHPGAPEARRDGIDQDCNGFDLTIDVKYAVYSHDGKSLNVRVTSALGPDANLEIVDVGSMTWRESRRDWVYQASAGAVQDVLTIRGPEGEVQDRPRQPTRRR, from the coding sequence ATGGCAGCGGCATGCCTGGTCATATGCTTGAGTGCCTGGCTGGCCGGATCGCCGCGCCCGGCGGCCGCCGCAACCAAAGACTCATCCGCTGCGATCGAACTGCAGGCCGCGCTCGATCGTGCTGGCGATGCCGAGCCCATTGCGGTGATTGCACGACTGCAGCGCAGCGCAGCGCCTGAGGCTTTTCGCAAAGTGCCGTACTGGGACGGCGGCGAATCACCGGCTCGGGTCGCGCGTGTTCGTCAGCGTACCCGCGCCGCGCTGGTACGCGATCTGCGCACGCAGGCCGAACTGCGCGGCAATGACCTGGTGCAAATGCTCGAGGCCGCGGGCGCCACCAACGTCCAGCTGATCTGGTCGGCCAATGCCGTCGCGCTGCGCGCGCCACGCGGCGTCATCTGGCAGTTGCTCGCCGACTCGCGCATCCTCGATGTGCGGCTCGATGCCGTGCGCCAGGCACCGATAGGCATCAGCGCGCAGGCGGCAGCCGCCGAATGGAATATCGACGCGCTGCGTGCGAGTGAACTCTGGGACGCGGGCATCGAAGGCCAGGGAATCGTCATCGCAAGTCTCGACAGCGGCGTTGATGACCAGCATCCGGACCTGGCCAGCGCCTACCGTGGCGGCAACAACAGCTGGTACGACCCCTACGGACAGCACGCGACACCTGCCGATCTGCTTGGTCACGGCACCCAGGTGATGGGGCTCATGGTCGGTGGCAGCGCCGGCGGTACGGCCATTGGCGTTTCGCCGCAGAGCCAATGGATCGCCGCGAAAATCTTCGATGACTCCGGCCGGGCACTCGAGAGCGCGATCCTGCTCGCATTCGACTGGCTGCTGGACCCCGACGGCGATCCTGCGACCGACGATGCGCCCGATGTCGTCGTCAATGCCTGGGACATCGCCGATGAGAATACCTGTTCGTCGGTATTCGCCGATGCCATCGCGGCACTGAAGGCCGCAGACATCAGCGTCGTCTTCTCGGCCGGCAATTACGGCCCGGCCGCGGCGACCAGCGTCTCGCCGGCCAATCTCACGGGCATCATGAGTGTCGGTTCGGTCGATCGCAGCGGCGCCGTCTCCGGATTCAGCAGCCGCGGACCGTCGGCCTGCGACGGCACGATATTTCCCAAGGTCGTCGCCCCCGGCGAGGATCTGCGAACTGCCGACTTCTCCGCTGGCGGCAATCCTGTCTACGCCAATGTCACCGGCACATCCTATTCCGCACCCCAGGTTGCTGCCGTCAGCGCGCTCCTGCGCAGCGGCCGGCCGACCGCAACCGCCGGCGAAGTCGAAGCCGCCATCGCCGCCACGGCGCGCGATGTCGGTGTGCCCGGGCCGGATAACGACAGCGGCTACGGATTCGTCGATGCGGTGAGTGCGCTCGATGCCATTGCGAAACCCATCGACGATGACAACGATGGTTTCCCGCTGCAGACCGACTGCAACGACCAGGATGCGAGCATTCATCCGGGCGCTCCCGAAGCGCGGCGTGATGGCATCGATCAGGACTGCAATGGTTTCGACCTCACCATCGACGTCAAATACGCGGTCTATTCGCACGACGGCAAAAGCCTGAACGTGCGCGTAACGAGTGCACTCGGCCCGGACGCGAATCTTGAAATCGTCGACGTAGGCTCGATGACCTGGCGTGAATCACGTCGCGACTGGGTTTACCAGGCCAGTGCCGGCGCCGTGCAGGACGTATTGACGATCCGCGGTCCCGAAGGCGAGGTTCAGGATCGGCCGCGCCAACCTACGCGCAGACGCTAA